The DNA sequence CTAAAGGATCGTTCCAGGTAAAAGTAAGGTTGCCCGGGGTTGGGTTGCCTACCGAACCAGCAGTGAAACCGACCAGCGCTGCATTAAAGTTTTGTGCACCCGTAAAGGTCAAGGCAGCAGGATCGTAATTGATACTGAACTGCATACCAAGGATGTTGTTGAAGTCATTCACCGTTACCGGCAAACAGACATTGTCGCCTTGGCTGGCTGTTGCATCGGCAAGGATTAGTCCAAAACCTTCTAGAGGAGGGCTCACGGTTACGGTACCACTGTTCACGGTGCTGTTAACAGCAGCACCATCACCATTTTGGATAGTTCGTGGAGAAGGAATCGTAACATCAGAAGTGGTGCTCCCTGTAACATTGAAACACAGTCGAACCAGTGACGCAGCATTCGCAAGCGTTACACCCGTAGCGTTGCTCCAGCTCACGGTCAGTACACCTGGTGAAGGGTTCGTGATGGAGGCCGCTCCCCAACCGGGTAAAGTCGCATTAAAGTTTTGCGCACCGGAAAAACTCAGAATGGAAGCATTGTAGTTCACATTGAACTGCATGCTCGTGATATTCGTAAAGTTCGTTACCGTCAACGGTAAACAAACATTGTCGCCCTGATCGGCAGATACATCTGCCAGCGTCAGCGTAATCGGTAGAGGGCCACTCGTTGGAGGACTGATCGTTCCCGGCAAACCGGTAAATGGAACCTCCATCTCGTCGCCATCAATAACTTCAATTGGCGTAGGCATTCCAGAGAAGACCACCGTCGTGCTTTCGTTTGTCAAAACATCAAAGCACAATTCAAAGATGGTCGCACCATTGGGTAGCGTGACCCCCGTAGCTAAAGGATCGTTCCAGGTAAAGGTAAGATTGCCCGGGGTTGGGTTGCCTACCGAACCAGCAGTGAAACCGACCAGCGCTGCATTAAAGTTTTGTGCACCCGTAAAGGTCAAGGCAGCAGGATCGTAATTGATACTGAACTGCATACCAAGGATGTTGTTGAAGTCATTCACCGTTACCGGCAAACAAACATTGTCGCCTTGGTTGGCCGTGGCGTCCGCAAGGATCAACGTGAAACCGTCAAGAGGGGGGCTCACGGTTACGGTACCACTATTCACGGTGCTGTTAACAGCAGCACCATCACCATTTTGGATCGTACGTGGAACTGGGATGGTTACATCAGAGGTTGTATTCCCTGTAACATCAAAACATAGCCGTACCAGTGAAGCGTTATTGGCCAACGTTACACCTGTTGCGTTGCTCCAATTCACGGTTAATACCCCTGGTGAAGGGTTCGTGATGGAAGCCGCTCCCCAACCGGGTAAAGTCGCATTAAAGTTTTGAGCACCGGAAAAACTCAGAATGGAAGCATTGTAGTTCACATTGAACTGCATGCTTGTGATATTCGTAAAGTTCGTTACCGTCAACGGTAAACAAACATTGTCGCCTTGGTCTGCAGATACATCTGCAAGGGTTAGTGTAATAGGTAGTGGGCCAGAGCCTCCTACAGTTACGGTTCCACTTTCACTATTGAAAGGGACATTCATTTCGTTACCGTCAATGATTTCTATAGGAGTGGGAGTACCTGAGAAACTGACGGTCGTGGTAGAATTGCCTGTTACGGTAAAACACAGTTCCAACAAGGTAGCACCATTAGGCAATGTTACACCAGCAGCAAAGGGATCGTTCCAAGTAAAAGTCAGATTGCCGGGAGTAGGATTGCCGATGGAAGCGGAAGTGAATCCGACCAAAGCCGCATTAAAATTTTGCGACCCCGTAAACATCAAAGCAGCAGGATCATAATTGATACTAAACTGCATACCTAGAATGTTATTGAAATCATTCACTGTTACTGGCAAACAGACATTGTCGCCTTGGTTGGCTGATACATCTGCAAGGCTCAAGGTAAAACCTGTAGGCCCACCACTGCCGCCAACAGTTACGGTTCCACTTTCACTATTGAAAGGGACATTCATTTCGTTGCCATCAATAATTTCTATCGGCGTAGGAGTACCTGAAAAACTAACAGTGGTAGTCGTACTGCCCGTTACCGTAAAGCACAATTCCAACAAGGTGGCACCGTTAGGCAATGTCACGCCAGCAGCAAAGGGGTCATTCCAGGTAAAGGTCAAGTTTCCAGGGGTAGGATTACCGATGGACGCAGAAGTAAACCCAACCAAAGCCGCATTAAAATTTTGAGACCCCGTAAACGTCAAAGCAGCAGCATTATAGTTGATACTAAACTGCATACCTAGAATGTTATTGAAATCATTCACCGTTACGGGCAAACAGATATTATCACCTTGATTCGCTGATACATCTGCAAGGCTCAAGGTAAAACCTGTAGGAGTACCGCCTCCACCACTAACAGTAGCCGCGGCATCATTACCTACAAATCCCAGGTCGATTCCTTGTGGATTAAGAATTTCTATGGATTGTGGTAAATTTTCATTGAACTCAATCAGAGTGGTTCCATTCAATTCTCCTCGAAAAGTCAGAGAAAACAGTACCGTCTGGTCCGCAAGACTGACACCCGTAAAATTAGGGTGATTCCAACTCAAAATAACCCTGTCGTTAGGCGCATTTCCCGAACCTGGCACACCAAAAGAACTGGTGGTAAGCCCGGGAAGAGCCGTAGCGTTGATATTTGAGATAGATTGATAACTAATGATCGCAGGATTCCATGTTATAGGAAACTGAATGCTAGCGACATTGGTAAAATTACTAACCCTGACATCAACGGTAAAAGTATTACCTTGAGTGACAGTGTTGGTAGAGGGAGAAAGTGTAAAAGTCGGCTGGGCTACTAACTGTATAAAACACAGCAATAGTAGTCCAGTGAACAGGTGTTTTAGCAGTCCGTTCATGGTTGTGGGGAATTTGGGATGTATGATTAAAGTAGTCCGTCTAACTAAGGTGCTACACGAAGCAATCGGCGGGTAATAAAGGTATCACCCATCTGAAGTTGCAAAATGTAGGCACCAGTATGTTTAAAAAGTGTATTTTCTAATTCAAGCACATGGCTTCCAGGGCTAAAAGTAACCTTTCCGTCCTTGATACGCTGACCACTAACTTCACTTAATGTCCAGAAGATTTCTCCTCCTTCATTAAGTTCAATCAACACATTAGCATTCTTTGAGAATGGATTAGGAGATACTTCCGCTCGCATGGGGAGATTCTCGACGATCGAAGTGCTGTTGATTTCACCAATCGTAATTAGACCTCCTGAAAATTCAGCATTTAGGTCAACGACAGAAGTATCAACGACTTCCATTAAGCCTCCGAAGTCTACCATCGTCTGCTCTCCTTCTGCGCCAATCACTTCTAGTTGCAAAGTGAAGAGTGATCCTCCATCACTTAGCGTATTTCCAGAGAGAGAGTTATCAAAATACAAGTAGGTCAACTCTCCTCCGCTAGCATTCATTGCATTGAAGTTGTCATCTTCAGAAAGTCCAAATGCAATGTTATCTACGCCAACGTATCGCAGCACCATAGAGTCCCAAGTCACACTAAATGCGGAAGAGACAATGTCATTATAATTACTCACAAGAACATTGACATCGATGGTCTGACCCGGTTCAACCTGATTGTCATTAATATAAATAGAGGGGGTGTCTTGTGCGGTAAGAGATAACGACACAAGCAACAAAGAGATAACCCCAAAGCATTGGGATAGTTGAAACTTCATGGGATTATGTAAATTAAGTTACTCAATAAAAATATTGGTGCAAGTTACAAAATTTTATGGTAAGTAATGAAGCATTATTTTTTCTTAAGAATAGTCCTTCAAGTCATCTTCAAAAAACACGAACGGCGGCACCCTGAAAGGGTACCGCCGTTCGTTAGCGTATTTATTGGAATAGGGCAAATTCACAAATTTGCCCTATAACCATCTATCATTACTTTACAGCAATCATCTTCTTGGTTGCAGTGAACTCACCGGCAGTTACCGTGTAAGTCAATACACCCGTTGCACCTTGGATCATCTCCTTGGTCAAGTTGATCGTGTTGTAACCAGCTGCGTAATCACCACGTACTACAGTCAGTACGCGACCACTAGCGTCGCTGATCGTTACGGTTGCTTCTGCATCCGCTGGCAAGTTGAAACCGATCAAGGTTGTTGCTGCGAATGGGTTTGGCGTGTTCTGGTATACTTCGAAACCTGCTACAGCAACTGCTCCGTTAGAGAAGTTTACGCCTACGTTCATGGTGTTACCATTTCCGTAAGCTTCAGCAGCAGTGTAACGGCTAGATACATTGATTACGTCACTCAACTCAGCATCCACTGTTGGGCGGATTACCAGGCTGAACAATACGTCCTCAGAAGTAGCTTTACCGTTCCAAGAAGCAGTGATCATACCTTCAGCAGCGTAACGCATACCGAAGTTCTCAGCTGTAGCTACACCGTACTCGATGTCTACCAACTCTGCTCCGTTCAAGTTCAAGGTACCCTGGAAGCCTTCTACTGATGCCATATCAGCACCACGGAATGCTACCGTGTATACGTTACCAGCTTTCACGCTTACGTTCTCTACTTCGAAGTTGAACTGACCGTTCAACGTACGATCGTCACCAGCCAAAGCATTGGCTTGTGCAGAACCGTTTACGTCACCAATCTTAACACCTACAAAGTCGGCAGTCAATACTGCTTCAGGTAAGTTGTTAACGTTAGCTACTTCTGGGAATTCAGTGAACCATGGGTTGTTTGCTACTGGGAATACAAAGTCTGCATTCACAAAGCGCCAGCTCGTGTTGTTCGCGAATTCCGTATCAATGTTCAAGATCAACTTACGCAACTGGATCATATCCAGGGTAGTGATCGTCTCTGAGTTGTTAACGTCAGCTGCGATGTACTTGTAAGGGCTGTTCAAAGGCTGTACGCCCAAGATGTGCTTGCTCATCAGTACAAGGTCAAATGTAGATACGCCGTTCAAGAAGTTTGCATTCAGGTAAGGAGCTACAGAGTAGTCACCTCCTGCAGGCAATTCAAAGCTGAACGTTCCGTTAGCGTTGGTCGTCATTGTGGCAACGTTTCCGTTAACACTTACTTCCACACCTTCTACCGTTTCGTTGTTTTCTGTAGCGATAACACCCTGGATAGTTCCAGTGCCACCATCAGGACCACAGTCAACGTGCTGCTGTACCAATACATAAGTCTCACAGTAATCGTAGTTACCTTCTTCGTCGAAAGCGTATACGTAGACTACTGTCGTAGCTTCGTCATCTTGCGTCAATACCAATCCAGTATCATCTGGGCTTGGTACGAAGTTAGGATCAGCTTCTACATCTGCTGCACGGTAGATAGCGTACTTCGTCACGCGAGGTAGACCACCGAACAGTTCTGGTCCTTGACCAGTACAGTCACTGATTGGTGAACCTTCGAAGTCAGAAGCCCAGATAGCCATGGCACAACCTCCTTCTTCCTGAGGCATCAAGGTTACAGTCAAACCGTTGATACATACTGGTGCTGGTCCTTTACAGTCGATCACATCGAACACGATGGTCTCGCTGGTCTGGTTACCACAACCGTCCTCAAACAATACGCGTACTGCGTGGTAGATGTTATCTCCCATTGCAGAAGTAATGATTGGGAAAGTACCTGCAAATACGTAAGTACCGTCACCGTTGTCGGTGATGTTACCCAATACGTTCAAGTCTGCTACGAATTCGTTCGACTTGATGTCGCCGTCGCCGTTAGCGTCTACTGCAAATGCGTCTAGCTGTGCGGATACCAGGCTTACTACCAAGTTTCCGTCACCGTCAAACAATTCACACTCGTCAGCTACGCTGAATGGAATGCTTACTGCTTCTTCACAGTTGCCGTCGTCATCACCAAACTGACCAGCTAATAGGTCAGGACAGTTAGCTGTAGGACCTCCGTACTCACCAACAGTTACTACTGGTGCGGTTGAGTCGTATACTTTCACGAATTGCGTGTAGATGTAACGACCGAAGTTACGACGACCAAACTGGTCAGCAGGAATACAACCGATGTTGTTACCTGGGATGTTGTCGTATACGGTGTTAGGAATATCAGAATCTCCGTCACGATCGTTGTGATCGCGGTCGATTACTACTGTGTACTGGATACCTTGCTGAGCGTCAGCTACGTTATCACAGTTGTTGTCTACTGGGCCAAAGCCACTCACCACCCGTACTACTGGGCGCTCGTTACCTTCTACTGAACGGTCTACAGGAAGTGCCTCACCGTCGTCTTCCGTCATACGAGGAAGTACCAAACCAGTGTACTCACCATCCCATACACACCAGTTGATCACATCGTAAGTGATGCTCAACTTGTAACACTCGTCGCCAGTTGCTGAGAAACGTACTGGATCGCCAATGTTTACGCTCAATACATCACAACCTACAGTGGTCGTAATGATCGTTGGTACATCAGGATCACCACAGTCAGCGTCAGCATCTTCTGGGAAGTCGATCGTGAAGTCGTGTACTTCCGTGATCGTGATCAGCTGGCTACAGCTGTTCGTCGAACGGAATACTTCGTTGATGTCGATAGCTCCGTTGCCGTTAGCATCGCCCTCTGGGCGCAACTGCCAAGCTTCGAAACGGCGGGTGATAGTTCCCCAACCACAATCGTTAACCTGGATGTTTGGCGTACGCTCTACGATGGTGTCAACAGCACAGTTGTCTGTACCCGTTGCGCCGCCGAAGATAGAGCTCATCATGATAGAAGTAGCAGCAAAGTCTTCGTCGTAAGCCGTAGCAATATCACCAGGGAAAGCCAATGGCAAGTTAGAACAAGTCAATGTTACTGGTGCTGGTGCGTAGCAGAATGGGTTCAATTTATCTTCTGGAGTGATCACCATCCAACAGATGTTCTCGTTTCCTGACTCGTCAGTTACACGTAGTTCGATCGTGATTTCGTTGTCGATATCACAGCAGTAGAAGTCTACAAAGTCGCCCCATGGGCTCCAACGGTTAGCACTTGCATCACAAGTGTTGTTGCGCCAGTAGTTACGACGTACTTCCAAAGTTACTGCTCCACAGTTGTCGTTAGAACCTTCGTCAACGTCAGAAGCAAAGATGCGTGCGATACCCAGGATACCGCTGGCTGAGTCACCACCGCCAATAGATACGTTCAATTCGTCGTCACATGATGCACTTGGCTCAATCTCGTCCGTTACGATCAAGTCGTACTCTTCACAAGTTTCGTTGCCACAGTCATCTTCGGCACAGATGATCAGGATGTGCTCACCAATTGGTGCTGATACTACATCTCCGTCACACAAGTCACCACCAGCGAAGAATGATTCGCCGAAAGCAAGTACCGTGTAAGTCGTGCCAGCTACGCTTGAACATCCGTTGCCGTCAGTAAGGGTAGGACATGGAATCGCTACGTTCGCCAAACAGCTGAATGGTGAAGTAGATACGTTGATTACTGCTGGAATGCCAGTGATTACTGGGCCAGTAGCATCAAATACTTTGATCAACTGCTGAAGCGTACCAGAACCGCCTGGGTTACACCAGTCGATGATGTTCCACTCACGACGGAGCTTGTAAGTACCTTCACAAACAGTGATACGTGGCTCATCAGAGTAAGAAGCTCCGATGTTACAGTAAATCTGATCAAGGTCGTAGAAACCAAATGCCGTACGCAACCATGGGTAGCCAGATGCTGATGGGTGAGGATTACCGTTTGCATCAACAGCGAAGTTCTCGTCACACTCCAAAGGAGCTACAAATGGAGGGAATACCAAGTCGCCAATCGTTGGCTTACGGAAAGTAATCGTCTGCGTACATGCTGCCGTGCGTGGAGCACCTACACATACACCATCGTAACGGTCTGAGACCGTGAACGTACGTGAAAGCGTTACATCACCACAATCACCTGCAGCACTTACTGCATCAGAAAGGGTAACTTTTACAGGACCACAGTTGTCGCCAACTACAGGGAAACCAGTCAGGTTTACTTTTGCAATGAAAGCATTCAAAGCAGCAGTGCTACCTCCAAAGAAGGTGTTACGCGTAGCCGTGAAGTTCAAGGTACCATCTGCACTTGCAATCCATGACTGAGGCGTCTGGAAGCGGATGAAGTTGATATCGTCACATACTAAATCACGGGTATCGGTAATATTTACAGGGGTAAATTCTGGACCAGAAACACCCGTGTTGTTATCAGAATAGATGCTTACCGTCCAGTTACCAAACTGCGTCGTCAACCAGTTGGTCAATACCAAGGTATAGGTCGTGTTAGGCAACAAAGGCAGGCTCAAACGTAGCGCTGGATCGAATGGGTTACCTCCAGGTACGAAAGCATCGTCAGATGAACCGATGAGGTTCTCACAGGGTGCTGTAGGATCGAAACCACCCTGGAACAGGAACATGCTTCCATCACCCCATGCAGTTTCCATCAAGATCGTGTATACGTCAACAGGAATAGCAAAGTCTGGCGTAGTGAAAGTTACTACGTCATAGTTGTGCACACCGTCAGCCAGGAAGCCCTGGTTCAAACAGCTGTAGTTGTTGAAGTTCAAGGTTGCATCAGCAGCACTTAGGTTACCACTTGCTTGGTGAGCAGCATAGTCCTGCGTTACGGTGCTTGTGTTCGCTGGGCAAGTAACTACTGGGTTGGTCTTGTCTTCGGCGAAGATGTTACCCCAACAAGTGTAAACCAAAGCACCATTGATGTATGCTTCAGCCATGTAAGTGTGGGTACCACAACCAGAAATAACGTTAGTGTTACCACCATCAACAGTGATAACAATTTCTTCAGCACACTGAATGTTACCCGTCATCACCATTTGAGGAGTGATCGTAGCCATACATTCAGCACCTAGGGTAACGTTTACGTTTGCGATGCAAGCGACGTTCAATTCTTCGTCACATGGAGTTTCGATTTCGTTGAACATAACCATCATGCCATATTCTACACCTGGAACACCGAGTGGTCCAAGACAGTCTGCACCGAGTGCACCCCAATTGTCATCACATGTAGTAACTCCATTAAATGGCCCGCCAGTTTGGTGCTGCCACTGACCTGGTAGTCCAACAATGGTACTCGTAACCTCCCAGAACCACTGGGTGGCACTTTCTGCTAAAGGAGCAACCGTTACCCAGTAGCGGGTACTCGGGGTTAAAACAACTTCATCAGTAAATTCAATGAAAAGGTCTGCATCTCCTTCTGGATCAACATCAGCACCTGCAAAGTCGTTTGTGTAAATAGCAGCACCAGGTTCTCCCCCTGCATCTGCCCAAATAATTACACGAACAGTACTGGTAGAAATAAAACCGGCAGTTTCTTCGGTACCAGGTACACTAACCGAACACAGAGATGAACCTACTGCAGGAGAAACAAAATCTTCTGCCCCGTAGGTTGCATTACCTCCAAAGTTGGTCCATACCTGAGACGTAATTCCGTTGACAAATGGGCCAGCAGTATTGTCGTAAGACGGAAGATCACCAATACAGTTTCCTGCAGCAGCGGCTCCAGATGCCCAACCGTCGCTGGCTGAGCTAAAATTCTGTCCCATTACTGGAACAGCAAAAGCAAGACCACCCAATACCATCAGCGCGCTGATTAGTTTGGTAGCATTGCTCAAACATTGTCTAAATGTTTGCATAAGATTACAATTTGTTATGAATAAAAATAAGGTTATGTATGCGCTAATCAATAGCACGGTCTAGGTCGTCCAGACAACTGTTTTTGATCACAATTGTCCAGCACTATTTTTTGGTCGTCGTCAAAAATCGTCACAATATAAAACATTGTGAATAAACACTATGTATAATACCCCAGAAAAAGCAAAAGCCTCACTAGGAATTTTATTTTATTCAACTAACAATAATCTAAAGTAATTGGCAAACAAAATAGGTCTGCGATTGGATGGTGTAAAAGGTGATGCAAATAAAGAATTTTATCCGCAAACTTCATTCATGGGATTATTGTTATTGCAAATTTATGTTTTTATCCATAAAAAAAAGAATTAGGTGTGTTTTTTAACAAAAAATAGTCAAAAAAAACACCTAATTCGCTAACGAATAACGTATTACAAGTAGTTGTTTTTACTGCTTCACCATTGTTTTTACGATTGTCCCAGTATCGGTTGTAATCTGATAAAAGTAAACTCCTGCTTCTTCACCAAGAATATTGTTGTCAACCTCCCAGGTGTGGTTTCCTGAAGAGAGGTATTGGCGATTGGTATAAATTACTGTACCATCAGCAGAAAAAAGCTTAAAACTTACTTCTTCCGCCTTGCTTAAGGAAAAAGGAATTTGTGTTTGCGCACGAAAAGGATTGGGTTCATTTTGCCCTAAAAAGATGAAAGCATTCGTAGGAGTAGCTTCCAACGCAACCCCAAATACTCCTCCTTGAGTATCATAAGCCTCTGCCTTTAAGCTCCGCTCAAGAAGAACAGCATCTGCCAACTCGATATCCAAATTCGGTAATATGGTCAAGTGAAGTTGTCCTTTAGCCAGATTAGCATCAGGCGTATTCCAGCTCATTCTAAGCTCACTACCCAAATTCGCCAGATACTCTGGAGAAAAATCACCCGAAACTTCTACAATTTCAGCCCCCTTGAAACCCAAGCTGAATTGCCAACCACTCAATGCGTCACTAGATTGTAGATCAAAACTAACAGTGGTCAACTCTCCAGTTTTCAGCTGTTGATTCTCAAAAACCAAGGCTAATGCTGATTGTGAAGAACGCTCCTCAGCTAGACCTTCGAGCAATGGTTCGACACTGTTGTTGACATCACCAACCTTTACAGCAATGAAACCACTGTTATAATCAGCAGCATGTTCTGAATAAAAATCCAACCATTCTGGAAAATCCTGCGACAAAGGGTTCTCTCCTTCAGGGAATTCATAAGCTCCCAAAATAAATCGCCAGGAAGTATTCTCACCAAAATCAGTATCGATTCCCAAGATTACTTTTCGTAACCTTATAAGGTCAACAGTAGTGATGGTACCACTTGCGTTGACATCGGCGGCAATCTGTTGGTAGGGGCTAGTAAAGGGTAATATCCCTAAAATATGCCTCTGTATTTGGATAATATCAAATGTAGATACGCCATTGAGAAAATCCTCATTCAATACCGGAAGTAATAGGTTGAGGTCACAAAAACGCATTTCTGAAAAACCATAAGTTCCATTCCCATCAGAAGATTGTGTCTCCAATTCGGTACCAAAAGTAAGCTCCAATGCTACCCCTGGAACAGGAACCCCATTCGGTGTTCTTATTTGACCACTAAGGTTCAGGGTCATGTTGTCACAAATTTCCTGATGTGGTAAAGCCCCGAAGACATTGTCCTGCATGAGATTAATATCTGTATTGTACATGATAATATCTCGCAGAGTCGTATTATGAATATAGTTTTTTTCGGATTCAGTAAGAACCGGATCGTTCCAATAATAAAAGCGGTCACCGTCACGTAATGCCGTAAATTGCTGGCGTAAAATTTCATGTAGGGTAGGTCCAAAAATTGACCCTGGTACCGTGCGTTCGGCCAGCATCCCTACCCATGGGTCGATATCATCAATATTTGTATACAAAGACAATAATCGTGTAAATACAGCAGCGCTCGAATTGATTTGTTGAAAAAAGTTATAAGGTGCTAATCCGAAATTTTCACGAACTGTATTAAAGTCCGGCAAACCTCGCTCCCGCCCACGGTTGATATTAATAGAAGCTAAATCAAGACCACCAAAGCCTGGCTGACCAAATAAGAAGTTGCGAACATCGCCAATAACTTTGGAATCAAATTTTTGCTGAACCTGAACTCCCATTCCTTTTAAGAAAGGTTCAATTCCTCCTGTTTCCTGAATAGCATAAGGATTGAAGAAAGCATCCTGCAAGGTCATATTACCTTGAGGAATGACATTTCCCTGGTTATCAAGTCGCATCAAGTTTGAACTCAGCAGCGTGTGTCCCATACGAAACGCTGCTGCTGTGAACACATTGAACAACTGTGGATTTGAATCCTCATTATACCCCATATAGGGATCCAACTGTAAACCTATAGCTGGCAACCACTCATCATAAACGATCGACTGGATCAAACCACCCACAATTTTACGGGCATGCTGGTAGAGTTCTTCGTCCGTCCATTCCGGATTCCTTGCTGCTAGCAATTTACACTGTCGGTTGTGTTCCCTTACAAAGAGCGTGTGCATCGTTGCCAGTAAAGGGTTTTCACTAGCACGCGAATCTCCCGCAACAAAAATAACATTGGAAATCCCCGTAGCATTATCCATGTGGGGAGAGTTAGGGTCGATAGGATCATCAAATTCTCCCGTTACCGTATTATAAGGTAATAGGTTCCCTGTAGAAACTTTCAACTCTCCTCCTGAAAAAGACCTCAACCAGTTGGCACGATCAAGATCTGATCCGTAGACACCGGAAGCGTCAAGAAAAGCTGTAATTTCATTGATGTAGAGCCGTGGGTTATTAGGCTCTGTACCAGACGCAGGGTCAAAGGCATTTCTATGCATTGGTATAATTGCCATACCCATCCCCAGCGGATCAAACCAGGGATCACCCGCAGGTACATTAATAATTAATGGCTCCGGCCCATCACTTGTAAGCCCAAGATCATGGTCAATAAACTGGCCCCATACCCAAATAAAATCACTGAGCCCTAATGGATCACTAAGAGGAGAATCCTGATTAAACAGGCTGTTCGATACTTCTCGGGGATTAGGACGAGTACTCCCACCTGGTGTACTGTAGCCATCGGCAAAACCTATGGTTGTTCGCTGTAATAATGGTGTATGCGCAGCCCCCCAAAGAGGGTTAGCAAGGTTATTCTGGGAACCATCTATGGTCCGGTAATTGATGACATCTTGCACCTGTGCCAGGCATAAATTAAATGCGCTCAACAGAAGTAGACTGGAATAAAGTAGTTTTTTTGTCATAGCGGTAAGCTTTGATCGTTCATGGGAGAAAAGTCATTATCAAAGGTACTTCTTCTACAAGTAAGTTAATAGTGACATCTGTCACATCTATGAAAAATTAATCAATTGTTGTGATGATTTTTTTCAATATCGCCTTCTAGCTAAAAGCAAATGAATTATACCATCACCACAGCATAACAATCAATGTCGATTTTTGTCATTGGAATATGCCTGAAATGAAATATTTACCTTCAGCAACACGCTAAAAAATTACATCAACAAATAGACATAGTGTCATTTATTCGTCAGTAATTAACTGAAACAGCAAGAATTATCCCTTCACGTGGAGAAGTAACGCAAAAAAAAAGAGCACAGTTGGTCAAGTTGTGAAGAAAATGTTAAATTTGATCGAACTGTTTTGGATACAACAGTCGGGTGATTTCATCGTGAAGGGTGTCTCTAGCGAGATATCCTTCATTTTTTTACCACTTACCGTATTAATATTGGTCGAAAATTAACGTCCCTCAAAGCAGGTAATGCACTGCTAATTCATACCCTCGCAGACCAAAACCGACAATGATTCCTTCACAATGGGGCGAGAGATAAGAGTGTTGGCGAAAAGACTCCCGCTTGTATACATTGGAAATATGAACCTC is a window from the Lewinella sp. LCG006 genome containing:
- a CDS encoding cohesin domain-containing protein gives rise to the protein MKFQLSQCFGVISLLLVSLSLTAQDTPSIYINDNQVEPGQTIDVNVLVSNYNDIVSSAFSVTWDSMVLRYVGVDNIAFGLSEDDNFNAMNASGGELTYLYFDNSLSGNTLSDGGSLFTLQLEVIGAEGEQTMVDFGGLMEVVDTSVVDLNAEFSGGLITIGEINSTSIVENLPMRAEVSPNPFSKNANVLIELNEGGEIFWTLSEVSGQRIKDGKVTFSPGSHVLELENTLFKHTGAYILQLQMGDTFITRRLLRVAP
- a CDS encoding choice-of-anchor R domain-containing protein, whose translation is MQTFRQCLSNATKLISALMVLGGLAFAVPVMGQNFSSASDGWASGAAAAGNCIGDLPSYDNTAGPFVNGITSQVWTNFGGNATYGAEDFVSPAVGSSLCSVSVPGTEETAGFISTSTVRVIIWADAGGEPGAAIYTNDFAGADVDPEGDADLFIEFTDEVVLTPSTRYWVTVAPLAESATQWFWEVTSTIVGLPGQWQHQTGGPFNGVTTCDDNWGALGADCLGPLGVPGVEYGMMVMFNEIETPCDEELNVACIANVNVTLGAECMATITPQMVMTGNIQCAEEIVITVDGGNTNVISGCGTHTYMAEAYINGALVYTCWGNIFAEDKTNPVVTCPANTSTVTQDYAAHQASGNLSAADATLNFNNYSCLNQGFLADGVHNYDVVTFTTPDFAIPVDVYTILMETAWGDGSMFLFQGGFDPTAPCENLIGSSDDAFVPGGNPFDPALRLSLPLLPNTTYTLVLTNWLTTQFGNWTVSIYSDNNTGVSGPEFTPVNITDTRDLVCDDINFIRFQTPQSWIASADGTLNFTATRNTFFGGSTAALNAFIAKVNLTGFPVVGDNCGPVKVTLSDAVSAAGDCGDVTLSRTFTVSDRYDGVCVGAPRTAACTQTITFRKPTIGDLVFPPFVAPLECDENFAVDANGNPHPSASGYPWLRTAFGFYDLDQIYCNIGASYSDEPRITVCEGTYKLRREWNIIDWCNPGGSGTLQQLIKVFDATGPVITGIPAVINVSTSPFSCLANVAIPCPTLTDGNGCSSVAGTTYTVLAFGESFFAGGDLCDGDVVSAPIGEHILIICAEDDCGNETCEEYDLIVTDEIEPSASCDDELNVSIGGGDSASGILGIARIFASDVDEGSNDNCGAVTLEVRRNYWRNNTCDASANRWSPWGDFVDFYCCDIDNEITIELRVTDESGNENICWMVITPEDKLNPFCYAPAPVTLTCSNLPLAFPGDIATAYDEDFAATSIMMSSIFGGATGTDNCAVDTIVERTPNIQVNDCGWGTITRRFEAWQLRPEGDANGNGAIDINEVFRSTNSCSQLITITEVHDFTIDFPEDADADCGDPDVPTIITTTVGCDVLSVNIGDPVRFSATGDECYKLSITYDVINWCVWDGEYTGLVLPRMTEDDGEALPVDRSVEGNERPVVRVVSGFGPVDNNCDNVADAQQGIQYTVVIDRDHNDRDGDSDIPNTVYDNIPGNNIGCIPADQFGRRNFGRYIYTQFVKVYDSTAPVVTVGEYGGPTANCPDLLAGQFGDDDGNCEEAVSIPFSVADECELFDGDGNLVVSLVSAQLDAFAVDANGDGDIKSNEFVADLNVLGNITDNGDGTYVFAGTFPIITSAMGDNIYHAVRVLFEDGCGNQTSETIVFDVIDCKGPAPVCINGLTVTLMPQEEGGCAMAIWASDFEGSPISDCTGQGPELFGGLPRVTKYAIYRAADVEADPNFVPSPDDTGLVLTQDDEATTVVYVYAFDEEGNYDYCETYVLVQQHVDCGPDGGTGTIQGVIATENNETVEGVEVSVNGNVATMTTNANGTFSFELPAGGDYSVAPYLNANFLNGVSTFDLVLMSKHILGVQPLNSPYKYIAADVNNSETITTLDMIQLRKLILNIDTEFANNTSWRFVNADFVFPVANNPWFTEFPEVANVNNLPEAVLTADFVGVKIGDVNGSAQANALAGDDRTLNGQFNFEVENVSVKAGNVYTVAFRGADMASVEGFQGTLNLNGAELVDIEYGVATAENFGMRYAAEGMITASWNGKATSEDVLFSLVIRPTVDAELSDVINVSSRYTAAEAYGNGNTMNVGVNFSNGAVAVAGFEVYQNTPNPFAATTLIGFNLPADAEATVTISDASGRVLTVVRGDYAAGYNTINLTKEMIQGATGVLTYTVTAGEFTATKKMIAVK